AAGTGGAAGCTGTGATTGACTTCGACTTCATCTATGACCTAGTAGAAGACACCTATTCGTCTGATAATGGTCGCCCTAGCCTTGATCCTGTCATGTTGGTTAAAATCCCTCTGATTCAGTGCTTTTATGGCATTCGTTCCATGCGTCAGACCATCAAGGATATTGAAGTGAATACTGCCTATCGCTGGTTTTTAGGTTTGACTTTGGATGACAAGGTGCCACATTTCACAACCTATGGCAAAAATTATTCCCGTCGCTTTCAAGAAAAAGGCTTGATTGAGTCCATTTTTACGCATATTGTTGGGCTATGTATCAATACAGGCCTGATTGACCCGACGGAGATTTTCATAGATGGGACTCATATTAAGGCTGCGGCTAATAATCGCAAGTTCATCAACCGAGAGGTGGAAAAACAAGCCAAGTTCATGAGTGAACAGCTAGAAATCGAAATCAATCGGGATAGGGAGAAGCATGGAAAAAAGCCGCTAGGGCCCGCCAAAGAGCTAGAGCCCGTCGCTAAGAAAATCTCCACAACCGATCCAGAAAGTGGCTGGTTTCACAAAGGTGATCATAAGGAAGTCTTCGCTTATTCTGCTCAGGTGGCTTGTGACAAGTATGGATGGGCGCTTGCTTATAGTGTTGAGGCTGGCAATATCCATGATAGTCAGGCTTTTCCTGCACTTTTTGCCAAGCTTGAACCCTTGAAACCACAGTTTATTATTGCGGATTCCGGCTATAACGTTCCCAGCATTGCCAAGTTTCTGATTGATAAGGAGATCACTCCTGTCCTTCCTTACACACGACCAAGAGGAAAGAAAGACCTTCTACGTCCGAAAGAATTGATTTATGATGAGCACTTTGATTGTGTCATCTGCCCTGAACATCAAGCCTTGACCTACCGCACTACGACCAGAGAAGGCTACCGAGAATACAAAAGTGACCCTGTAATTTGTGCCAATTGTCCCCTGTTATCTGTATGTACGACCAGTAAGAACTACCAAAAAGTTGTCACACGGCATATTTGGAAAGACTATTTGGCACAGCCAAGGAATACCACAATCTCTGCTATACGAGAGAGAAAGGCAAGTCCAAAATGGAAGATACGGTTGGACTGACTTTGGCATGCTTAAATCTCAAAAAACTGGTCAAAAGGATGGCGGGAGAGCCTTTTTATTTTGTTCAGATGAGGTGGTTTAAGCACGGAAACAGCCATTTTTATCTAAAAACACTAAAAAAGACAAACACCAAATCGATGTTTGTCTTCAATCTGTTCTAGAGACTTTTTCTTTATTCTGAGCGATAGTTTTCATACATTGCTTTTTTAGATGAGTACACTGCACTCTTTTATAATGGTTTTAGTGTCCGTGGAATAAAGAGTTCAGCATTATACTCACTATTGTTAACTTCACTATCACTTTATTCAATGTATCATAGTCTAACCAAGCTTGCTAGTTTCCCCAATGATAGTCACCAGCAATTCAGGTAGTGGCAATATGCTACCCGTCTCCTAAGCAAGAATCTTTCTCGGACTCAGATAGTCCATAGCGCAGCGCATCAATCACTCCTATCAGAAATTTTAGCAAGACATAAATAACATTTTACAGCCCTACATCACCTATGGAATCAGAATTTTTCGTAAAAATCCCTAAGAAGCGTGGCAAAAGCAGCACTAAACTATTCCTATCGCATCCCTTTACGTTGCTGATGGTGTATATGGTGTACCGAAGGCTTGCATGTAACCTTTTTTATATTCGTCTGACCAGCCACCATACTGGAAACCTTCAAAATCAATACCTCTACCTGAGTTTTTTGCTTTCAAGCCAGCTGAAAACCCTCTATCAAAATCTGATTCTTGTGGATTTTTTTGAGGAGTATGTTGCGGTTTTTCTGGCACACGAGGTTCACTTGGGAAACGAGGGGCGTCCTCAGATTGGCCCCAATCAGAGGGGCCAAATGATAATTCATCAAAGCCATTCCACTGAGGCCACTCAATCTGAGGAGGTTCAGGAATATGAGATGGGTTTGGTGATTGTTCGTTCTCAGGTTTAGGAATATGTCCAGGTCCTCTCCAATCATCACGTTTTTCATACCCTGTACCTAATGCTTCTCCATATGGTGGAGTGTAAGGGTCAATTGCTACCGTACCAGGTCCTCCCCAATCATCACGTTTTTCATACCCTGTACCTAATGCTCCTCCATATGGTGGAGTGTAAGGGTCAGTTGCCACCGTACCAGGTCCTCCCCAATCATCACGTTTTTCATACCCTGTACCTAATGCTTCTCCATATGGTGGTCTCGTTTTATCTTCTGTCTCATCTTTTTTATCGCTAGACCAGTCATCTTCAGGCCAATCTTCAGGCCATTCTTCTTTATCGCTAGACCAGCCATATTGAGACCAGCCATATTGAGACAAACCAACTCCAGACCGGTCATATTTAGACAAACCATCTCCAGACCAGTCATCTTCAGGCCAGTCATCTCCAGACCAGTCAAAATTGCGTGATGTATACGTTTCGGCTGAAACTGGTTGTGTAGCTCCTAGTAGAGCCACGGCTACAAGGGATGTAAATAGTAGTGTTTTACTATTTTCAATCTTATTTCTAATATTCATTAGTATTCTCTCCTTAATAAATTATTTCGTTAATGTTTTCATTATAAAACAAAGACGATTATTAGTAAAGGTCAGCTTTTTAAGAGTTGTTTAGTTTGTGACCTCTCCTTAACCTCATTCTTCTATACATAAAAGAGAGAACCGACTGGTTCTCTCTTGATGTTCACTCAGTATTACAAAGTGATAGCTTAGTTTTCTTCTTTGCGTTTTACAACTGCTGCTACTCCAGCTGTTGCCATAACAGTAAGGGCTGCCGCTGTGAAGAATGGGTTAGCTGTTTCACCTGTTGATGGTAACTGTCTCTTAGTTTCCTTCATTGGTGCTTTGTTTTGGTTAGGTTTTGTACCTGCTTGTGGTGCTTGACCTTTACCTGGAACAGCTTTGTTTCCTGGTTTTGTATCAGGGGTTTGTGAGTCTGATGCTTTTCCAGCTCTTAGTTTTGCAAGTTCTTCAGCTTGTTTCGCTAATTGTTCTTTGAGTGCTTTTGCTTCTGCTTCAAGTTTTTGGTGATTTGCTTCAAGCTCTTTTTTAGCTGCACGAGACGCTTCAAGGTCACGGCTTAGGCCTTGACGACTTGCGTCTGAGATTTGTTTGTCTTCTTTAAGTTTTTGGTGCTCAGCTTCAAGTTTTTGGTGATTTGCTTCAAGCTCTTTTTTAGCTGCACGAGACGCTTCAAGGTCACGGCTTAGGCCTTGACGACTTGCGTCTGAGATTTGTTTGTCTTCTTTAAGTTTTTGGTGCTCAGCTTCAAGTTTTTGGTGCTCAGCTTCAAGGTCTTTTTTAGCTGCACGAGACGCTTCAAGGTCACGGCTTAGGCTCTTACGACTAGCTTCTGAGATTTGCTTTTCTGTTTCTAATTGTTGTTGTTTTTGGAGTTGTTCTTGATAACGTTTTTCTACTTCTCGTTGGTATTTACGTTCTAATTGTTCTTGATTTTTTTGTCGCTCTTCTTGTTCTTGTTGTTCTTTTTGGTGCTCTTTGTGCTCGTGATCTAATTTTTTGAGATAGTCAAGCTCCAATTTTTCGAGCTTTCCTTGATTTTCTTTGCTAAGTTTGTCTAAATTTTTCTTATTCTCCTCATTCTCACTCTTGAGTTTTTCGTTTTCCAAACTTGTGGTTTCAACAACCTCAACAAGTTTAGCATTATCTTCGTCTAACTTTTTATACTCTTCTTGCCAATCAATTTTAGCCCCTTCCGCCTTAACTGTTGTTTGGTTTGCAAAACCTGCGCCCAAAACGGTCAAAGCAACGGCTACTGAAGCCGTACCGGTTTTTAGTTTCCGTAGTGAATAATTTTTCTTGGTTTGTTGTCTAGTCATTATCTACTCCTTGATTTTATTAAAAAAGAAAATTAATAGTGCTATTATTTTCCTAATATTTTTATTATATATAGTTAATCAAAAGGAGTAAAGGTCAGCTTTTTAAGAGTTGTTTAGTTTGTGACCTCTCCTTAACCTCATTCTTCTATACATAAAAGAGAGAACCGACTGGTTCTCTCTTGATGTTCACTCAGTATTACAAAGTGATAGCTTAGTTTTCTTCTTTGCGTTTTACAACTGCTGCTACTCCAGCTGTTGCCATAACAGTAAGGGCTGCCGCTGTGAAGAATGGGTTAGCTGTTTCACCTGTTGATGGTAACTGTCTCTTAGTTTCCTTCATTGGTGCTTTGTTTTGGTTAGGTTTTGTACCTGCTTGTGGTGCTTGACCTTTACCTGGAACAGCTTTGTTTCCTGGTTTTGTATCAGGGGTTTGTGAGTCTGATGCTTTTCCAGCTCTTAGTTTTGCGAGTTCTTCAGCTTGTTTCGCTAATTGTTCTTTGAGTGCTTTTGCTTCTGCTTCAAGTTTTGCTTGTAGTTCAGCTTTTTCTTTTTCTGTTAATTTCTTGCTTTCTTCAAGCTCTTTGTTAAGTTTTTCAAGAGCAGCTAATTTGCTGTTTGCTTCTTCTAAAGCTTTTTCAACTTGTTTCTTAGCTTCACGTGATGCGTCCAAGTCACGGCGAAGGCCTTGACGGCTTGCGTCTGAGATTTGTTTTTCTTCTTTAACCTTATCAAGTTCAGCAGTCAAGTTTGCTAAATCTTTTTCAACCTGTTTCTTAGCTTCACGTGATGCGTCCAAGTCACGGCGAAGGCCTTGACGGCTTGCGTCTGAGATTTGTTTGTCTTCTTTAACCTTATCAAGTTCAGCAGTCAAGTTTGCTAAATCTTTTTCAACCTGTTTCTTAGCTTCACGTGATGCGTCCAAGTCACGACGAAGGCTTTGACGACTTGCGTCTGAGATTTGTTTTTCTTCCTCAAGTTTTGCTTTTTCGATCGTTAGCTGCTCTTTTTCAGATGAAAGTTGATCAAGTTCAAGTTTTGCATTGCCTAAAAGATTACGATTAATCTCTTGTTCTCTAGTAATCGTTTCTAACTCTTTTTCTAAGACGTTAGCTCTATTATAGTCCTGACTCGCTTGGTCTATCGCTAATTCAAGAGCTTTCTTTTTCTCTTCTAACTCTTTTTCTAAAGCGGTAGCTCTATGGTAGTCCCGACTTGCCTGGTCTATCGCTAATTCAAGAGCTTCCTTTTTCTCTTCTAACTCTTTTTCAAGTCTTTGTCTATCCCAACTTGTTGATTCCTTTGCTAAGTCATAGTCTTGTTGTAGTTCTTTTAATTTAGTTTCTAAATCTTTACGCTGGTCTTCTAAGGCTTGTTTTGCTTTTTCAAGTTCTTCAGCTCTCTTAAAATCTCTTCCTGCAACTTCCATTGCATTCTCTAATCTCGCTTTTAAGTCCTTGTTTTCGTGACGTAAACGTATATTTTGTATTGCGGGATTGTTTGCTGCAAGATCTTCTATAACTTCCCTAGGATTACCATCACCGTTAGCCTTAACCTCTGTTTGATTCGCAAAACCTGCCCCTAAAACAGTCAAAGCTACCGCTACTGAAGCCGTTCCTGTTTTTAATTTTCTAAGCGAATAGTGTCTATTCGTGTTATTTTTAGCCATTTTTATGCTCCTTATGCTATCATTTTTTAGGAAGAAACCCTCATTTTCAGGGTTTAACTCTAATAATTCTATTGTAAATAATAGAAGCCAAAAGGTAAAGACCAGCTTTTTTAGCTTTTGCCACCTTTTTGACCTAAATGCTATTAATGATGAATCTGTTTTTGAGTTGCTACAGTTAGGCTGTCTAAGTTGTGGAGGGGGGCATGCAACTTGTTGGGGGGAGTGGGTAAGATAACCTCTTTGCGATGAAAGTCCAAGGGGTTGATGGGTTTGTCTAGTGGCAAGCTGTCTGCAAAGCTGATGTTTAAAAACGCATTGAGCTTGTCAATAATCGCTTCTGGAATCATTTTGTGGAAAAAGAAAATTTCTAGCTCTTCGCTTTTTCCTACCATAACATCTGTCACGATCACATCATACTGTTTTTCAATCTCTTCTAGATCGATGGTCAGAGCATCTAGCTCATTGAAGTTTGTGATGCTAAAAAACTCTCCGACGTACTTTTTTAGGAAATTACCAACACTGTTAAAACTTCTTTCAATCACCAGAAGACGAATTTTTTCATCTTTTTGATTTACTTTTAGGAAACTATTTTCCCAAGTGATGAAAAAGGCGTAGATCAATTGGTTAGTCAACTCTGTGCTGATAGGTTCTTTCTCTGAACGCATCAGTTTTTCTACACCTGCTACAAATGCTTTATAAAGATGAGGGTGTTCTTGCTTGTAAAAGTTGAGGTAACTTTTTTTGTAATCGAAAAATAGGTAATTAGCTGTGATATCTTCTTCTTTCAATACGGTAGTGTTATGAAGGATGACAGCTACTTCGTATTTGTTGGTGACGCTGAGATTGAGCCTGATTTCTAACTCATCAAGGAGATGAACCCAGTTGGTCACTTTTCGACAGCCCGTTGGTGAGTCTTGTTTGATGCTATCAAACGCATAACCGATTTCTAATTGGTCATTAACGTGATTAGAGAACATCTCAGCTATGGTAGTCTCATCTAGGTATAGTCCAAATTTGAGGTGAAACAAGCGTGAAAGGTCTTGGAATTCTAAGGATGATTGGATGAGCTGAGAAAAACGTTGACTGGTTTTTTTGTTGTCGTAGACGGCAGAGTGTCCCTTGTAATAACGAATCAAGTTAACTGAGCTTAGTATTTTAAGGTGCTGAAATAATGTAAAATTAACCCTCACATCGACCTCTTTTATCATTAAACTGAGTAGCCGCTCACAGTTCTTTAAGTTTAGGATTTCCCCAAAAGGCCACTCTGAGATTTTATAGGCTTCCGAAAAATACTTGAGGTAAAATAGTCGAATCTGGTGTTCATCTCCTGATACTTGTACGGGACTAGTTAAAATAGTAATACCAAAGGTATGCATCAAATAGGCATTGGTTTTTTTGATGAGACGCTTGAGTGTTGAAAGGCTCACAAAGAGCTCTTCAGCTAATTCTTCCAAAGAGTTGAAGTCTCTGAAAAAAAGGGTCTCCAGCAATTTAAATGATTGAGAGTGTCTCAGAGCTTTCTGATAGACTTCTTGCAAACCGCAATGTTGATGGTACCAGATTGTAATATAACCATTTTTATAGGTAATTCCTCCCACTTCCTTCATAAATTGCATGTTAGTGAGACATGTTTGCAATGTTAACATGGAGATGTTGAGAGCTTTGCTGAGTTCTTTATCTTTGACGCCAATGGCGTCAGCGTTTTCTGTTACGTATGAGATTAATTTTAGTTCTCTCCACTGTTGACTTGTAAACAACTTACTTACATACATTACCTTGTATACCCTTCTTTTTAATTTTCTTGATTTTCTTGTTATTTCGTGAGGTATTTCGTTAAGTCAGTACGACCTATATTAAGAAAAAGTATACCATAAAATGCCTTTCAAATTCTTTCATTAAAATCCAAAAAACAGTCACGATCACGCATTTATTTCTTTTTGTTCATTATTTATAAAACATATTATAAAACGTGACCCAAAAATTGGATTTTTACCCATTTTTTATGCCATTTATGCTCTTTTTGTTTTAAAAGAGGTCTTATTTTATATTTTTTTTATATTTTTTGAACCTAATTTATCTTTTGTCACTAACTTAATTAGATTTTTTACATGCAATTCAATGTTTTTGACTGATTTCAGTTTTTAAGTTTGACTGTTATGGTACAACCATTAAAAATTCTATCATACTTCAGTCAATTTACACCAACATTAGCTCTTGAAAACGTTTCTACGATGTTTTTTATGAACTGGTTAACTTGTCTTTTTTCGTTGGCTATTTTGAGAAAACAGGGCTTTGGGTTCTATTTTGCTTTTAATTTTAGCCATGTGACTCTCACATCATAAGGAGTGTTTGGCTTTTTGATGACATCATGGCTCTCAAAAGACCAAAAAACTTCCAATAACTTAGCTCGTGCTCTAAATTATTGGAAGATTATTTGACCTATTACTCTAATCTCGCAAATTGTCCTCTAATGCGTCAAAGATACGGTTTAGAGCAAAGATAATAAAGAAACAGACACTTCCTAACATGGCAACACTCGCTATTCCCATAAACGTATTTTCCATGCTAGGCTGGCCCAAAAGACCAATGCCATAACTGAGTATACTTAAGAGTAAACAGGCTGTACCTAGTTTTAGGAGGTAGCCATTACGAACACGTTTTTTTGTTTTTTGACTCGGGGTGGTCACTTTCTTTATCATCTGATGAACCTCATTCTAAGTTGACGCTGTCTCTTTTTGAGATTGGTCAACAGGCAGGTAGCTTCTTGGTTGTGGGGGTTATGGTCTTGGGAGTTTGTCCCCTACGACATAGGTCAACAAACTAGCCTGCTCAGCTGTGAACGTCCGATAGGAAATGGTGCCTAGTCCCATAACATTTGACTCTGAAATTAAGATAGAACCATCTTCTTTGATTTGCTCTACAACAGCAACGTGACCATAGGTTGCATCTGCTCCTGCTTGGCCTGGTGCAAATGAGACGACATAGCCCACTTTAGGTTTATGGGTGGTCACAAAACCTGGCTTGCGCTGCCAGTCGCCACCGTTACCCATGTACCTGTCGACTTGATAACCTAGCTCTTTGACACGATTATAGGCGTACCAAGTGCATTGGCCAAAGCTGTAGGTCTCTGACTTGTAGGTCAAAACGTTTTGTGGCTGACTTCTTTTATAACCTACGGGCACTTCGCTAAATTGTGTCCCGGAAGTTATCTTGAGATGTTCTGGAATCTCAGGTGTGCTTCCATGATCATCTATCCATTGGTCTAGTTTGGTCATGATATCTGCTCGTCTTTGCCCACTGCCACTTGTATCTGTAAAGTAAACCCCACCATCAATCAAGGTATCCAACTGGCCTAGTGACCATTTTTTTGCTTTGAGGTCTTGTCTTTCAAAGGTTTGGTTTTTGTTGGCAATGATGGTGTCTTCTACCATGTGACGAATAGCAACCTCATCGCTGTATTTTTTGGCATTGTTTGGGTTGAAGTCAAAGGCGCCATAACCAAACATATTGGCTCCTTTTTCTTTAGCAACTCCCTGAGTACCTAGTGAGCTTTCTGCCATTGCAATAGCTACGATAGCTCGAACGTCTAGTCCTGTTAGTTTTTCCCATTCTAATAAACGCTTTCCGTTTAAGCGTTCTTTATCATAGTGAATACCTAGACTGTTCAAAAAACCATCTAGCTGTTCAGCAGTAATCCCATAACGGCGTGACAACAGGTTGTGAGTGTAGGCAGAGTCACCTGTCCAGTGTCTCACGTAAGCCGCTGATGAGCGACTGCTTGGTTTTAGCTTGCTCAGGTCTTTGTCACTTTCTCTCCAAGGTATAAAGACAGGAGCAGCTGCTAAAGGAGGTTGGATGGGTTTTGGAGCGTCACGATTTGGCTCTGGTGTTTTATCAGTTGCTTTTTCTGGTCCTTTTTCAGGGGTTTTATCAGCTGATTTTTCTGGTGTTTTATCAGGTGTCTGATCTTTTTGCTGATCAGGTGATGGGGTAGGTCGGCCGTCTTTGTTTTGTGACTCTTTTTGAGACGACTGGTCTTTGGGAGATGGGGTGGATTGATCACTGCTGTCTGGTTGCTTGGTGTCGTTTTTGTCTTTATTTGGTTTGTCAGTAGCTTCAGATGATGCCTGATCGGTCTGCTTAGTATCATTTGAAGGGGGGGTTGGGTGAGTGTGTGATGGCTTATGGTCTTTTTGGGTGTCGTGCTGCGACGCTGTTTCCTTGCTTTTTTTGTCTTTTTTTGGTGTTTCACTCTCGTCATCCGTATCAGTATCTGCTGTAGTAGGCTGATCAGTGGATGATGTGCTATTACGCAAGGAGGTATCAGCAACAACTAATGGCACTGCACTGTTTAAGAGTATGGTACTTAATAGTGTTACTGCTAACAATTTCCTTTTCTTCATATATGATTTCTCTCCTCTTTTTTATACTTGCCTAAACAATGATGGGTAAAGGTCAAGGCTTGGTTAATGATTGATGACTTTTGTCGTCCTACTAGTATGGATCAATCGTCATGATGGGATGGAAAATCAATCGTAAATACCATCCATCTTTGATCAAGAACAACAAAGCGATAAGCCAGATGATGCTGATCAAGAATCTGGTGGGTGATAAACAGCCCCAATCCTGTACCACCGTCTTTCCTGTTACGACTATAATCTGGTCGATAAAACGGTTGGAATAACTGTTTCATCTGCTGTTGTGTCAATAATGTCTCTGCTTCATTTTTAATCACTAGTTGGTTGTCTTTTAGTTGAATCATCACTTGGCCGCCTGATTTGGTATAGTGAAAGGCATTGTCAATAATATTTTTAATCGCCTTTAGTAGATATACTTTATTGGCTTTGACGAATTGTTCTTCGAGATTGATAGTCACTTTGAGGTGTTTTAGTTCTGATAAGACGAGAAAGACTTCCATTTCTTCTTCTAGGCTGCTTTTTAGTGAAAACAGTTCTTGATTTTGAGAAGCTAGGGTTTCAATCTTAGATAAAGATAAAATGGATTGAACCAGTTGGGCTTGCCCTTCAAGGACGTCTCGGCACTTTCGCAAATATTTGTCACGATCTGCAAAGTCACCAACATTATAGAGCATTCCATCAATCATTCCGATAATACTAGTGATTGGTGTCTTTAGCTCGTGCGATGTCATGCGTAAAAACTCAGATTTCTCTCTTTCTGAATCAGAAGCTTTTTCATACTCTTTTTGCAAGGATTTGATGCTCGTTGAAAGACTCGCATACAAACGGTTAATATCACTAGCCAACATTGCTATTTCATCTTTGCCGTGAATGGTACACGTTAAGTTTGGTTCTAGGTTGACCATTTTTTTGGCGGTTTGTGACATGCTAAGGATACGCCGGCTAGAAGTCCTACTATATAAGTAGGCGACAATACTCCCTACGGTCACTGAAAAAATCAATAGTGACGGGTAGAGGTCAAGGAGAACTTTGCTAGCATCTGTTACGGGTTGAAGTGAAGATTGCCCAAGCAATGTCATTTTTTTTCCATCGCGTAGGGTTACTTTTTGACTCATCACCTTAACATTAGAATAAGAGTTGTCAAAGGTGGTGACGATATTAACATTTTGACTGTCTTTGCTTTCACTGACGCCGTCTAGGAGCTGCAAGGAAGGATAGAGCAGTTGGTTATCACTGTCTACTAAGCTGTACCAAATATTATCTTTGTTGATTTTTTTTGTTAGGATATCTCTAATCTCGGTTACCGTTTTGCCTTTGATTTGCTTGCTTGTTTGGTCAAATTCACACTTAACTTCTTTGTCTTTGACTTTGGTGTAATAAATTGGCATTGCAAAATAAAGCACTAACAAAATAGAGGTAACCACTACAATAATTAAGCCATTGATGACCAAAAAGGTTTTTTTGATTAGTCTCACTCACGCTCTCCCAATAAATAGCCCATGCCTGTAATTGTCTTGAGGGGAATACCCGTCATTTTTTTACGAAGGTTCTTGATGTGGTTGTCAAGGACACGCGTGTCCAGTTCAGAATAGCCCCATATGTCATCCATCAATTGGTCTCTGGTGACAATTTTTTGGTGACGTTTTGCTAAATAATCAATAATGTCATATTCTTTTTTGGTTAGTTTGACCAATGTTCCTTGCCAATAGACGCTATGTTCGGTCTCATCAACAAGTAAGTCTCCGATTTGGCGCTTTTCATCTGGAGTAGAGACGCGTAATACATTTTCGATACGTTTGATTAAAATGAGTGGTGAAAATGGTTTGGTCACATAATCACTAATCAAATGGTTGAAGCTTACAAGCTGTGTGTACTCGTCATCTAATGCCGTTAGCATAATAATAGGGACATCTGATGTCTTTCGAATTGTTTTTAGCACTTCTAAGCCACTTAAGGAAGGGAGCATGATGTCTAAAATAATCAGATCATAAGACGTTGTCTGCCACTTGTCTAAGGCAGCTTGGCCATCAAATACACAATCTGGATCATAGTTATTCGCTTTTAAAAACTCACAAATCACTTGACTGATGGTATCATCATCTTCAACTACTAATATTTTAAACATAACTTCCCTTTCTAGATTGGCGTTTAGTGTATCAAGCAGCTAAGGATGACATCAAAGGGTCATCCTTTTTGACTTTTATGCTTGTTTGGTTGATTATTCAAATCGCAATGCTTCAATTGGGTCTAGCTTAGACGCTTTAATGGCTGGTAATAGTCCAAAGACAATCCCTATAATACAACAAAACGCTAAACTCAAGACAACTGAGAACAAGGATAGGATATAGGGATATTCGAGTGATCTTGTGATGATCAATCCTGATACCATCCCTGAAATAACCCCTATCACACCACCTAGCAAGGTTAGAATGACCGCTTCAATTAAAAATTGTTTTAAAATAAGCTTACGTCTAGCGCCAAGCGCTTTTTTGATCCCAATTTCTCTCGTTCTTTCGGTAACTGATACTAGCATAATGTTCATCACACCAATACCACCTACAATAAGAGAGATACTAGCAATACCAGCTAATAACACAAAATTAGAT
The genomic region above belongs to Streptococcus pyogenes and contains:
- the mga gene encoding virulence factor transcriptional regulator Mga; this translates as MYVSKLFTSQQWRELKLISYVTENADAIGVKDKELSKALNISMLTLQTCLTNMQFMKEVGGITYKNGYITIWYHQHCGLQEVYQKALRHSQSFKLLETLFFRDFNSLEELAEELFVSLSTLKRLIKKTNAYLMHTFGITILTSPVQVSGDEHQIRLFYLKYFSEAYKISEWPFGEILNLKNCERLLSLMIKEVDVRVNFTLFQHLKILSSVNLIRYYKGHSAVYDNKKTSQRFSQLIQSSLEFQDLSRLFHLKFGLYLDETTIAEMFSNHVNDQLEIGYAFDSIKQDSPTGCRKVTNWVHLLDELEIRLNLSVTNKYEVAVILHNTTVLKEEDITANYLFFDYKKSYLNFYKQEHPHLYKAFVAGVEKLMRSEKEPISTELTNQLIYAFFITWENSFLKVNQKDEKIRLLVIERSFNSVGNFLKKYVGEFFSITNFNELDALTIDLEEIEKQYDVIVTDVMVGKSEELEIFFFHKMIPEAIIDKLNAFLNISFADSLPLDKPINPLDFHRKEVILPTPPNKLHAPLHNLDSLTVATQKQIHH
- a CDS encoding YSIRK-type signal peptide-containing protein (The YSIRK form of extended signal peptide directs nascent proteins to the cross-wall site, while signal peptides lacking YSIRK direct proteins instead to the cell pole. A large fraction of YSIRK proteins are surface proteins anchored by sortase-mediated processing of a C-terminal LPXTG motif.) translates to MTRQQTKKNYSLRKLKTGTASVAVALTVLGAGFANQTTVKAEGAKIDWQEEYKKLDEDNAKLVEVVETTSLENEKLKSENEENKKNLDKLSKENQGKLEKLELDYLKKLDHEHKEHQKEQQEQEERQKNQEQLERKYQREVEKRYQEQLQKQQQLETEKQISEASRKSLSRDLEASRAAKKDLEAEHQKLEAEHQKLKEDKQISDASRQGLSRDLEASRAAKKELEANHQKLEAEHQKLKEDKQISDASRQGLSRDLEASRAAKKELEANHQKLEAEAKALKEQLAKQAEELAKLRAGKASDSQTPDTKPGNKAVPGKGQAPQAGTKPNQNKAPMKETKRQLPSTGETANPFFTAAALTVMATAGVAAVVKRKEEN
- the sic gene encoding complement-mediated lysis inhibitor Sic; amino-acid sequence: MNIRNKIENSKTLLFTSLVAVALLGATQPVSAETYTSRNFDWSGDDWPEDDWSGDGLSKYDRSGVGLSQYGWSQYGWSSDKEEWPEDWPEDDWSSDKKDETEDKTRPPYGEALGTGYEKRDDWGGPGTVATDPYTPPYGGALGTGYEKRDDWGGPGTVAIDPYTPPYGEALGTGYEKRDDWRGPGHIPKPENEQSPNPSHIPEPPQIEWPQWNGFDELSFGPSDWGQSEDAPRFPSEPRVPEKPQHTPQKNPQESDFDRGFSAGLKAKNSGRGIDFEGFQYGGWSDEYKKGYMQAFGTPYTPSAT
- a CDS encoding sensor histidine kinase; amino-acid sequence: MRLIKKTFLVINGLIIVVVTSILLVLYFAMPIYYTKVKDKEVKCEFDQTSKQIKGKTVTEIRDILTKKINKDNIWYSLVDSDNQLLYPSLQLLDGVSESKDSQNVNIVTTFDNSYSNVKVMSQKVTLRDGKKMTLLGQSSLQPVTDASKVLLDLYPSLLIFSVTVGSIVAYLYSRTSSRRILSMSQTAKKMVNLEPNLTCTIHGKDEIAMLASDINRLYASLSTSIKSLQKEYEKASDSEREKSEFLRMTSHELKTPITSIIGMIDGMLYNVGDFADRDKYLRKCRDVLEGQAQLVQSILSLSKIETLASQNQELFSLKSSLEEEMEVFLVLSELKHLKVTINLEEQFVKANKVYLLKAIKNIIDNAFHYTKSGGQVMIQLKDNQLVIKNEAETLLTQQQMKQLFQPFYRPDYSRNRKDGGTGLGLFITHQILDQHHLAYRFVVLDQRWMVFTIDFPSHHDD
- a CDS encoding CHAP domain-containing protein; protein product: MKKRKLLAVTLLSTILLNSAVPLVVADTSLRNSTSSTDQPTTADTDTDDESETPKKDKKSKETASQHDTQKDHKPSHTHPTPPSNDTKQTDQASSEATDKPNKDKNDTKQPDSSDQSTPSPKDQSSQKESQNKDGRPTPSPDQQKDQTPDKTPEKSADKTPEKGPEKATDKTPEPNRDAPKPIQPPLAAAPVFIPWRESDKDLSKLKPSSRSSAAYVRHWTGDSAYTHNLLSRRYGITAEQLDGFLNSLGIHYDKERLNGKRLLEWEKLTGLDVRAIVAIAMAESSLGTQGVAKEKGANMFGYGAFDFNPNNAKKYSDEVAIRHMVEDTIIANKNQTFERQDLKAKKWSLGQLDTLIDGGVYFTDTSGSGQRRADIMTKLDQWIDDHGSTPEIPEHLKITSGTQFSEVPVGYKRSQPQNVLTYKSETYSFGQCTWYAYNRVKELGYQVDRYMGNGGDWQRKPGFVTTHKPKVGYVVSFAPGQAGADATYGHVAVVEQIKEDGSILISESNVMGLGTISYRTFTAEQASLLTYVVGDKLPRP
- the emm gene encoding M protein; this translates as MAKNNTNRHYSLRKLKTGTASVAVALTVLGAGFANQTEVKANGDGNPREVIEDLAANNPAIQNIRLRHENKDLKARLENAMEVAGRDFKRAEELEKAKQALEDQRKDLETKLKELQQDYDLAKESTSWDRQRLEKELEEKKEALELAIDQASRDYHRATALEKELEEKKKALELAIDQASQDYNRANVLEKELETITREQEINRNLLGNAKLELDQLSSEKEQLTIEKAKLEEEKQISDASRQSLRRDLDASREAKKQVEKDLANLTAELDKVKEDKQISDASRQGLRRDLDASREAKKQVEKDLANLTAELDKVKEEKQISDASRQGLRRDLDASREAKKQVEKALEEANSKLAALEKLNKELEESKKLTEKEKAELQAKLEAEAKALKEQLAKQAEELAKLRAGKASDSQTPDTKPGNKAVPGKGQAPQAGTKPNQNKAPMKETKRQLPSTGETANPFFTAAALTVMATAGVAAVVKRKEEN